A window of Lagenorhynchus albirostris chromosome 11, mLagAlb1.1, whole genome shotgun sequence contains these coding sequences:
- the LOC132528819 gene encoding LOW QUALITY PROTEIN: NPC intracellular cholesterol transporter 2-like (The sequence of the model RefSeq protein was modified relative to this genomic sequence to represent the inferred CDS: deleted 1 base in 1 codon), with protein MRFLGAVFLFLALSASALAEPVHFKDCGSGVGVIKEVNVNPCLTQPCQLHKGQSYSVNVTFTSSTQSQSSKAVVHGIVMGFAIPFPIPEPDGCKSGISCPNEKDKTYSYLNKLPVKSEYPSIKLVVEWELTDDNDQRLFCWQIPVQIES; from the exons ATGCGTTTCTTGGGCGCCGTGTTCCTGTTCCTGGCACTCAGCGCCTCTGCCCTGGCCGAGCCGGTGCATTTCAAGGACTGCGGTTCTGGGGTCGGAGTTATAAAGGAAGTGAATGTGAATCCATGCCTCACCCAACCCTGCCAACTGCACAAAGGACAGTCTTACAGTGTCAATGTCACGTTCACCAGTAGCACTCAGTCTCAAAGTAGCAAAGCCGTGGTGCATGGCATTGTGATGGGTTTCGCCATTCCCTTTCCTATTCCTGAGCCTGACGGTTGT AAGAGTGGAATCAGCTGCCCCAATGAAAAAGACAAGACCTATAGCTACTTGAATAAACTACCCGTGAAGAGTGAATACCCCTCTATAAAACTGGTGGTGGAGTGGGAACTTACAGATGACAACGACCAACGTCTCTTCTGCTGGCAAATCCCAGTACAGATTGAAAGCTAG